In a genomic window of bacterium:
- a CDS encoding ABC transporter ATP-binding protein, whose amino-acid sequence MAFLDLNSINTYYGRSHILFDVSLSIEKGEVVSLIGRNGAGKSTTFRSIIGLTPPQTGEVIFKGERISGLRAFRICRMGVGFVPEDRRCFPDLTVRDNLEVAARREKVVASPWTVDRIYALFPRLLEREKNLGSQLSGGEQQMLTIARTLMTNPELLLLDEPSEGLAPLVVSLLADMILRIRKEGVTVLLAEQNLHFCAKVSDRAFVIDKGSVKYEGTMKELLANEEIKEKYLAV is encoded by the coding sequence ATGGCGTTTCTCGACCTGAACTCGATCAACACCTATTACGGCCGGAGCCACATCCTGTTCGACGTTTCGCTCTCCATCGAGAAGGGGGAGGTGGTGAGCCTCATCGGCCGCAACGGCGCGGGGAAGAGCACCACGTTCCGGTCGATCATCGGGCTCACCCCGCCGCAGACGGGCGAGGTGATCTTCAAGGGGGAGCGGATCTCCGGACTGCGCGCCTTCCGGATCTGCCGGATGGGGGTCGGCTTCGTCCCCGAGGACCGCCGGTGCTTTCCGGACCTGACGGTCCGGGACAACCTCGAAGTCGCCGCCAGGAGGGAGAAGGTCGTCGCCTCGCCCTGGACGGTCGACCGGATCTACGCCCTCTTCCCGCGGCTGCTGGAGCGGGAGAAGAACCTCGGGAGCCAGCTGTCCGGCGGCGAGCAGCAGATGCTCACCATCGCCCGCACGCTGATGACCAACCCCGAGCTGCTCCTCCTCGACGAACCGTCGGAAGGGCTGGCTCCGCTGGTCGTATCCCTGCTGGCCGACATGATCCTCCGGATCCGCAAGGAAGGGGTGACGGTCCTCCTCGCCGAGCAGAACCTGCACTTCTGCGCCAAGGTTTCCGATCGCGCCTTCGTGATCGACAAGGGGTCGGTGAAGTACGAGGGGACGATGAAGGAGCTCCTGGCGAACGAAGAGATCAAGGAGAAGTACCTTGCCGTCTGA
- a CDS encoding ABC transporter ATP-binding protein, whose amino-acid sequence MVLLEVRNVVKSFGGLRALQDVSLSVAKGEIRAVIGPNGAGKSTLFNVMTGLLKPDAGDVVFEGESITGLPPHRVIRKGIGRSFQITNIFPRMSVFENVQVALFSHHRMGGNPLSMARAFTHVGEEALALLGQVGLAEKYDSSASVLSHGDQKRLEIAISLASRPKLLMLDEPTAGMSRFESRETVALLQRISREQGLTLIFTEHDMDIVFAISEKIMVLQQGAVIADGTPAEIKANPEVRKAYLGEEITES is encoded by the coding sequence ATGGTCCTTCTCGAAGTCCGAAACGTCGTAAAGTCGTTCGGGGGCCTTCGGGCGCTCCAGGACGTCTCCCTCTCCGTGGCGAAGGGCGAGATCCGCGCCGTCATCGGTCCGAACGGGGCCGGCAAGTCGACGCTGTTCAACGTCATGACGGGGCTGCTCAAGCCCGACGCGGGCGACGTCGTGTTCGAGGGGGAATCGATCACCGGTCTCCCCCCGCACCGGGTCATCCGGAAAGGGATCGGGCGCTCCTTCCAGATCACCAACATCTTCCCGCGGATGTCGGTCTTCGAGAACGTCCAGGTGGCCCTGTTCTCCCATCACCGGATGGGCGGCAACCCCCTCTCGATGGCTCGAGCATTCACGCACGTCGGCGAGGAGGCGCTGGCCCTCCTCGGCCAGGTAGGGCTGGCGGAAAAGTACGATTCCTCGGCCTCGGTCCTCTCGCACGGGGACCAGAAGCGGCTCGAGATCGCCATCTCCCTCGCCTCCCGCCCGAAGCTGCTGATGCTCGACGAGCCCACCGCGGGGATGTCCCGGTTCGAGAGCCGGGAGACCGTCGCCCTTCTGCAGAGGATTTCCCGGGAGCAGGGGCTGACGCTCATCTTCACCGAGCACGACATGGACATCGTCTTCGCGATCTCCGAAAAGATCATGGTCCTCCAGCAGGGGGCCGTCATCGCCGACGGGACGCCGGCGGAGATCAAGGCGAACCCCGAAGTGCGCAAAGCGTACCTCGGGGAGGAAATCACGGAGAGCTGA